The following are from one region of the Onthophagus taurus isolate NC unplaced genomic scaffold, IU_Otau_3.0 ScKx7SY_15, whole genome shotgun sequence genome:
- the LOC139432438 gene encoding tigger transposable element-derived protein 1-like produces the protein MRVIELAKQYNKSTSTICTILKNKEKIKSIDAAKGLTVNVSTKQRPRVMEEVEKLLLVWINEKQLAGDSISEGIVCEKAKMLHANLLKDMPDSSSDSAEFKASRGWFEKFKRRTRIHSIFRHGEAASADIISAEEFISEFKTLIETEQYIPQQVFNCDETGLFWKKCQIERLSHTR, from the coding sequence ATGCGTGTTATCGAGTTAGCAAAGCAGTATAATAAGTCAACATCGACTATCTGTAccattcttaaaaataaagagaaaattaaaagcATAGATGCAGCAAAGGGTCTCACAGTAAACGTATCAACGAAGCAAAGACCACGTGTGATGGAAGAAgtagaaaaattgttattagtgTGGATAAACGAAAAGCAACTTGCAGGCGATAGCATTAGCGAAGGCATTGTCTGCGAAAAGGCTAAGATGTTACATgccaatttattaaaagatatgCCAGATTCTTCAAGTGATTCTGCTGAATTTAAAGCAAGTCGAGGAtggtttgaaaaatttaagagaAGAACGCGAATACATAGCATCTTCCGTCATGGAGAAGCAGCCAGTGCCGATATAATATCAGCAGAGGAATTTATAAGTGaattcaaaacacttattgaAACGGAGCAGTACATTCCTCAGCAAGTCTTCAATTGCGATGAAACCGGTCTCTTCTGGAAAAAATGCCAAATAGAACGTTTGTCACACACGAGGTGA